The Pantoea vagans genome includes a window with the following:
- the opgB gene encoding phosphatidylglycerol--membrane-oligosaccharide glycerophosphotransferase — MSEIVSVVLFLAAIAVYSYKAGRNKFWFILILLLLTLFIVLNATLYASNYFTGDGITDAVLYTLTNSLTGAGVSKYVVPAIGLIIGLFLLFCLLSWLLRRRKRPHHLGWSLLAIACAAGSVQTTPAFRQVKDLIASHTQQADTDFDDYYKTPKKVISEPKLNLVYIYGESLERTYFDQQAFPGLAPELSREKDQSIDFSETEQLPGTDYTIAGMVASQCGIPLFAPFDGNASASLSSFYPQNICLGDILKNSGYENWFIQGADLRFAGKDTFLKSHGFSPANMYGSQELQSRVADPSYRNNWGYYDDTVMDEVFEKYQELSRQQKRFALFTLTVDTHHPDGFISRSCQRKSYSYDGKPNQSFSAVACSQEHVARLIERIKASPWFKNTIIVVSSDHLAMNNTAHQYLIKQPRRDLFMVIRGDQPQAEVLTGKRSTLDNGATVLDIMGGDNAIGLGRSGLSSTSLSTQFQDMTQKVTAWKADIIQLWNFPKKLDAFTIDQQKNTFSFSGSTFKLPILFRVGSDRVEPLPEGEYSAPLRFQLADFTSSDKFVWVDRCFKMARLWQPDLALSTDLCLAMGQMGAHPTVTRIDKPLWKGKASFPKAEVSAATYQLNEQQIRIEDNAIRYQADSFLLTVPGAPEGVKSFKGISRPESWGRWSNANLAPEVNIEYVDPLPARFDVVITARAFGPNAHRPIPVRVGDEEQQLNLGDDFSTTTLHFNNPNGSHNLVITPPEPQLSNEGNITGQDPRKLGIGMVDIKIVPTL; from the coding sequence TTGTCCGAGATAGTTTCGGTTGTTCTCTTTTTGGCTGCAATCGCCGTTTACTCCTACAAAGCCGGGCGAAATAAATTCTGGTTTATCTTGATCTTACTGTTGTTAACACTGTTTATCGTGCTTAACGCCACGCTTTACGCCAGCAATTATTTTACTGGCGACGGCATTACCGATGCAGTGCTTTACACCTTAACCAACAGTTTGACCGGAGCAGGTGTCAGCAAATATGTGGTGCCCGCCATTGGATTAATCATTGGCCTGTTCCTGCTGTTTTGCCTGCTTTCCTGGCTGCTGCGCCGCCGAAAACGACCGCATCATTTGGGTTGGAGTCTCCTGGCCATTGCCTGTGCCGCCGGTTCAGTGCAAACCACACCTGCTTTTCGTCAGGTGAAGGATCTTATTGCCTCGCATACGCAGCAGGCAGACACTGACTTCGATGATTATTATAAAACGCCCAAAAAAGTCATCTCCGAGCCCAAGCTCAACCTGGTGTATATCTACGGTGAAAGCCTCGAGCGTACCTACTTTGATCAGCAGGCCTTCCCCGGCCTGGCACCTGAGCTCAGTCGTGAGAAAGATCAGAGCATCGACTTCAGCGAGACCGAGCAGCTTCCTGGTACGGATTACACCATTGCCGGTATGGTCGCTTCACAATGTGGCATTCCGTTGTTTGCGCCTTTTGATGGTAATGCGTCTGCTTCGCTCTCCAGCTTCTATCCACAGAACATCTGTCTGGGTGACATCCTGAAGAATTCCGGTTATGAAAACTGGTTTATTCAGGGGGCCGACCTGCGCTTCGCCGGAAAAGATACCTTCCTGAAATCACACGGGTTCTCCCCCGCGAATATGTACGGTTCGCAGGAGCTGCAAAGCCGCGTGGCCGATCCCAGTTATCGCAACAACTGGGGCTACTACGATGACACAGTGATGGACGAAGTGTTCGAGAAGTATCAGGAGCTGTCACGTCAGCAGAAGCGCTTTGCTCTGTTTACACTCACGGTGGATACCCATCATCCCGATGGTTTTATCTCTCGTAGCTGTCAACGAAAAAGCTACAGCTATGACGGCAAACCAAACCAATCCTTTAGCGCAGTGGCGTGTTCGCAGGAGCATGTCGCGCGTTTGATCGAGCGTATCAAAGCCTCACCCTGGTTTAAAAATACCATCATCGTCGTGAGCTCCGATCATCTGGCGATGAACAACACCGCGCACCAATACCTGATTAAACAGCCACGCCGTGATCTGTTTATGGTTATCCGAGGCGATCAACCTCAGGCAGAAGTGTTAACGGGCAAACGCAGCACCCTGGATAATGGCGCCACGGTGCTGGATATCATGGGCGGTGATAATGCCATTGGTCTGGGCCGCAGTGGGTTATCTTCAACCTCTCTGTCGACCCAATTCCAGGACATGACACAGAAGGTCACTGCGTGGAAAGCTGACATCATTCAGTTGTGGAATTTCCCGAAAAAACTGGATGCCTTTACCATCGATCAGCAAAAAAACACCTTCAGTTTCTCCGGTTCAACCTTCAAATTGCCGATTCTGTTTCGCGTGGGCAGCGATCGTGTTGAGCCGCTGCCCGAGGGGGAATATTCGGCACCGCTGCGTTTCCAGCTGGCCGATTTCACCTCTTCCGATAAATTCGTCTGGGTCGATCGCTGCTTTAAAATGGCACGTTTGTGGCAACCAGATTTAGCGCTGTCTACCGACCTCTGCCTTGCGATGGGTCAGATGGGTGCGCATCCCACCGTCACGCGCATAGATAAACCGCTGTGGAAGGGCAAAGCCAGTTTCCCGAAAGCCGAAGTCAGTGCTGCGACCTATCAACTTAATGAACAGCAGATACGCATTGAGGACAATGCCATTCGCTACCAGGCAGACAGTTTCTTACTAACCGTACCGGGCGCACCTGAGGGCGTGAAGAGCTTTAAAGGGATATCACGTCCTGAGAGCTGGGGGCGCTGGTCTAACGCCAATCTGGCACCGGAGGTTAACATCGAATATGTCGATCCCCTGCCGGCACGATTTGATGTGGTGATTACCGCTCGTGCTTTCGGTCCGAACGCGCATCGTCCCATCCCGGTACGCGTCGGTGATGAGGAGCAGCAGCTTAATCTGGGTGATGATTTCTCCACCACCACGCTGCATTTCAACAATCCTAACGGAAGCCACAATTTGGTTATTACGCCACCTGAGCCACAACTCTCCAATGAGGGCAATATCACCGGGCAGGACCCGCGCAAATTGGGTATCGGCATGGTGGATATAAAAATCGTCCCAACGCTGTAG
- a CDS encoding APC family permease — protein MASSGLKQKLGLVDLSLLGIGSMIGSGWLYAALNSSGYAGSNTGWAWVLGAVIVLLIGLVYAELSSAIPRAGGFVRYPNYSHGNIVGFVIGVSSLLAYTSTAGVEVEAVRQYALYWWPALGHSDGSPTGLGFAVQIGLLVAFFLLNYWSVSFFGRVNTIITTFKFIVPLLTIITLLLYFHAPNLSVPPAPPGGAHGVFSSLTGAGIVFAYLGFRQAVDFASEAKNPQRNVPLAIGIAIVVSFVIYLALQYAFMGAVPTDVLNQHGWAGLKQVFQSPYADLARSLGLTWLINLILIDAVISPAGTGNIYLAGAARVLFAWARNGHLFKVFGKVDAKSGVPRGALWLSLLLAIVWTLPSEFQVWGGLIGAVTSATVFTYMPGPITLGAFRNHLPGLKRPFHLPVAAVLSPLAFVASTLLIYWSGWSVNEILVPILMVAWIGYAIFGKKNNEFQQDLHCAWWLLAYYIAILVISMLGSYGGSGIISSPLDMILTIVAALVCYFWGVKASLPKPDISDDEEDTPTSDRSLSKKYAAN, from the coding sequence ATGGCATCGAGCGGATTAAAACAAAAATTGGGGCTAGTCGATTTATCCTTGTTAGGCATAGGATCGATGATTGGTTCCGGGTGGCTGTATGCGGCATTAAATAGCTCAGGCTACGCGGGAAGCAATACTGGCTGGGCCTGGGTATTAGGTGCAGTGATAGTGCTGTTAATCGGGCTGGTCTATGCTGAGCTCTCCTCCGCCATTCCCCGTGCCGGGGGCTTTGTGCGTTATCCCAATTACTCGCACGGTAATATCGTGGGCTTTGTGATTGGCGTTAGTTCATTACTGGCGTATACCAGCACGGCGGGGGTCGAAGTTGAAGCCGTGCGTCAGTACGCGCTTTATTGGTGGCCAGCGTTAGGCCACAGTGATGGCAGTCCAACAGGACTCGGTTTTGCCGTGCAAATTGGTTTGTTAGTGGCCTTCTTTTTACTCAATTACTGGAGTGTCAGTTTCTTTGGCCGTGTGAATACCATTATCACCACGTTTAAATTTATCGTCCCTCTGTTAACCATTATCACCCTGCTGCTCTATTTCCACGCTCCTAACCTTTCCGTGCCTCCTGCACCTCCCGGCGGCGCACATGGTGTTTTCTCTTCTTTAACCGGGGCGGGAATTGTTTTTGCCTATCTCGGCTTTCGCCAGGCCGTTGATTTCGCCAGTGAGGCGAAAAATCCTCAACGCAATGTCCCCTTAGCGATTGGCATTGCGATTGTGGTGAGCTTTGTGATCTATCTGGCGTTGCAGTATGCCTTTATGGGTGCAGTGCCGACAGACGTGCTTAATCAACATGGATGGGCAGGCTTGAAGCAGGTATTCCAGTCTCCTTATGCAGATTTAGCGCGCAGTCTGGGGTTAACCTGGCTTATCAACTTAATACTGATCGATGCGGTCATCTCGCCTGCTGGCACCGGCAATATTTATCTGGCTGGCGCTGCGCGCGTGCTCTTTGCGTGGGCACGTAATGGCCATCTGTTTAAGGTGTTTGGCAAAGTGGATGCTAAGTCTGGCGTGCCGCGTGGTGCGTTATGGTTATCACTACTGTTGGCTATCGTCTGGACATTGCCTTCCGAATTTCAGGTCTGGGGAGGTTTAATTGGCGCAGTGACCTCAGCCACCGTCTTCACCTATATGCCTGGCCCAATTACGCTTGGTGCTTTTAGAAATCACCTTCCAGGGCTTAAGCGTCCCTTCCACTTGCCAGTTGCCGCTGTTTTGAGCCCGCTGGCATTTGTCGCCAGTACTCTGCTGATTTACTGGAGTGGCTGGTCAGTGAATGAAATTCTGGTGCCAATTTTAATGGTGGCATGGATTGGCTATGCGATTTTTGGCAAGAAGAACAATGAATTTCAGCAAGACCTCCATTGCGCCTGGTGGCTGTTAGCCTACTACATTGCGATCCTGGTCATTTCGATGCTGGGCAGCTACGGCGGCAGCGGCATAATCAGTTCACCCTTGGATATGATCCTGACGATCGTAGCTGCTCTGGTGTGTTACTTCTGGGGGGTTAAGGCCAGTTTACCTAAACCTGATATCAGTGATGACGAGGAAGACACTCCCACTTCCGACCGTTCTTTGAGTAAAAAATACGCCGCCAATTAA
- a CDS encoding GNAT family N-acetyltransferase, with protein sequence MTQYTNAYGQPVGAPLTAWQPRSWPSYEIFTGHYCRLEPLSAERHGRDLYNAYAQAADGRDWTYMFAEPFPDEEAYLAYAQKIEQGRDPMHFAVIDLYSQRAVGTLALMRIDPAHGSVEVGHVAFSPLLKQTCMATEAHYLLMRYVFDQLGYRRYEWKCDSCNQPSRKAALRLGFQFEGIFRQAIVYKGRSRDTCWFSMIDGEWPELKQAFERWLAVENFSEDGAQRTRLETLRVR encoded by the coding sequence ATGACGCAATACACTAATGCTTACGGGCAACCCGTTGGCGCGCCACTGACAGCATGGCAACCGCGCAGTTGGCCCTCTTACGAAATTTTCACCGGCCATTATTGCCGCCTTGAGCCGTTAAGTGCTGAACGTCATGGGCGCGATCTCTACAACGCTTACGCGCAAGCTGCTGATGGGCGCGACTGGACCTATATGTTTGCAGAGCCTTTCCCGGATGAAGAGGCTTATCTCGCGTATGCACAAAAAATTGAACAGGGCCGTGACCCGATGCATTTCGCAGTGATTGATTTGTACAGTCAGCGAGCGGTGGGAACTCTGGCGCTGATGCGTATTGACCCGGCGCACGGGTCGGTTGAAGTGGGGCATGTGGCTTTTTCACCGCTGCTCAAGCAAACCTGTATGGCGACAGAGGCGCACTATCTGTTGATGCGTTATGTGTTCGATCAATTAGGCTATCGCCGCTACGAATGGAAATGTGACAGCTGTAATCAGCCTTCACGCAAGGCAGCATTACGCCTGGGCTTCCAGTTTGAAGGTATTTTCCGTCAGGCAATTGTGTATAAAGGCCGCAGCCGTGATACCTGCTGGTTCTCGATGATTGATGGTGAATGGCCGGAATTGAAACAGGCATTTGAGCGCTGGCTGGCGGTGGAGAATTTCAGTGAGGATGGAGCGCAGCGCACCAGGCTTGAGACACTGCGTGTAAGATGA
- a CDS encoding PLP-dependent aminotransferase family protein — translation MNESELHQLLLAPLEMNSELTLQQQLFKRIKQAILTGALPAGTRLPSTRQLAGDLKVSRNTVTGVWAQLQAEGFLLSDRQGSRISAIAQLPSSPYDEVDASNITLSPRVAQLRSTHRILSQEMALRPGIPALAHFPLAQWRRALNHVMQHQPQPLLGYGDPLGEHTLREALAQHLALARGVRCTPEQIVITDGAQQALTLCVALLSQRGDIGWVEEPGYRGAKAAMHLGDMCIEPIAVDEQGLAPQASDWQQRTPTLIYTTPTHQYPTGVVMSAPRRLALLAAARQHQSWIIEDDYDSDFRYSGEPIAAMQGMMQPTPVIYVGSFSKTLFPSLRIGFMVLPPQLLPQLRPALHELLRGGNRLEQQALALFLRNGDFNRHLSKMRRLYRQRQASLRSALQQVFGAQVPLLGGECGMHLVLRLSEDQQDRELVDRLISHGYAPGALSGFFWGEEKQQGLVLGYGNTSTSQMLAGVAHIAQYISG, via the coding sequence ATGAACGAGAGTGAACTGCATCAACTCTTATTGGCTCCGCTGGAAATGAACAGCGAGCTGACGCTCCAACAGCAGTTGTTTAAGCGCATCAAGCAGGCCATTCTGACCGGCGCGCTCCCTGCTGGCACGCGTTTACCTTCGACCCGCCAATTAGCGGGTGATCTCAAGGTGTCACGTAACACCGTGACCGGGGTGTGGGCGCAGTTACAGGCTGAAGGATTTTTGCTCAGCGATCGCCAGGGCAGTCGCATCAGCGCTATCGCTCAACTTCCCTCTTCTCCATACGATGAAGTTGATGCCAGCAATATCACGCTATCCCCCAGAGTCGCTCAGTTGCGTTCGACCCATCGCATTTTGAGCCAGGAGATGGCACTGCGCCCTGGCATCCCAGCGCTGGCGCACTTTCCGCTGGCACAGTGGCGGCGAGCACTCAATCATGTGATGCAGCATCAACCCCAGCCATTGCTGGGCTATGGCGATCCGCTCGGTGAACACACGCTACGTGAAGCGTTGGCACAGCACCTGGCACTGGCGCGTGGGGTGCGCTGTACGCCCGAACAGATCGTCATTACCGATGGCGCACAGCAAGCGCTGACATTATGTGTGGCGTTGCTAAGCCAGCGCGGCGATATCGGATGGGTGGAAGAGCCGGGCTACCGTGGGGCTAAAGCCGCCATGCACCTGGGTGATATGTGTATTGAACCCATCGCGGTGGATGAGCAAGGATTGGCACCGCAAGCCAGCGACTGGCAACAACGCACACCGACGTTGATTTACACCACGCCCACCCATCAATATCCCACTGGCGTAGTGATGAGCGCCCCTCGTCGTTTGGCACTACTGGCTGCCGCTCGACAACATCAGTCATGGATCATAGAAGATGACTACGACAGTGATTTTCGTTACAGCGGCGAGCCGATTGCTGCGATGCAAGGCATGATGCAGCCCACGCCAGTGATTTACGTGGGATCGTTCAGCAAGACGCTGTTTCCATCACTGCGTATCGGTTTTATGGTGCTTCCTCCTCAATTACTGCCTCAGTTACGCCCGGCTTTGCATGAATTACTGCGCGGGGGAAACCGCCTCGAACAGCAAGCTCTGGCCCTGTTCCTCCGTAATGGGGATTTCAATCGCCATCTCAGCAAAATGCGCCGTCTTTATCGCCAGCGTCAGGCCAGCTTACGTAGCGCACTACAGCAGGTCTTTGGGGCACAGGTTCCGCTGTTGGGTGGTGAATGCGGTATGCATCTGGTGTTGCGTCTGTCTGAAGATCAACAGGACCGCGAACTGGTGGATAGATTGATATCCCATGGTTACGCACCTGGCGCACTATCAGGATTTTTTTGGGGAGAGGAAAAACAGCAGGGATTGGTGCTGGGTTATGGCAACACCAGCACCAGCCAGATGTTGGCTGGCGTTGCACATATCGCACAATATATATCTGGATAA
- a CDS encoding RcnB family protein → MRRTHVTLLSAGIFLGALSLTPAALAEGEQTDNVPPPPQVQQVAPDAQTQAPAADAPASNEPAESSGDVAPIRPSQNGMQDAPAGQNNYDLHTIVIDYKEYKVGDVVPDEYRKKQYTIVEWQPRHLPAPQPGTHWAYINANYILITDDSGKIVMGKSGDIFFKG, encoded by the coding sequence ATGCGCAGGACACACGTCACCCTTCTTTCTGCAGGAATTTTTCTGGGCGCTTTGAGCCTGACCCCAGCCGCGCTGGCTGAAGGCGAGCAAACGGATAACGTACCACCGCCACCACAAGTTCAGCAGGTGGCACCTGATGCACAAACCCAGGCCCCGGCCGCAGATGCACCTGCCAGCAATGAGCCGGCTGAGTCCTCTGGTGATGTTGCACCGATTCGCCCGTCACAAAATGGCATGCAAGATGCACCAGCAGGCCAAAATAACTACGACCTGCATACTATTGTGATCGACTACAAAGAGTACAAGGTCGGTGATGTGGTGCCGGATGAGTACCGTAAAAAGCAGTACACCATTGTAGAGTGGCAACCACGCCATCTGCCAGCACCTCAGCCAGGGACACACTGGGCTTATATTAATGCCAACTACATCCTGATCACCGACGATAGCGGCAAGATCGTGATGGGTAAATCTGGCGATATCTTCTTTAAAGGCTAA
- a CDS encoding serine hydrolase domain-containing protein yields MRRIMSRSLLLCCSLLLSACGTLSQTSAPVGDKVYLTHATFNENVDDIVQHYMQQKQVSGISIAIIHERHAPKFYSFGVTDAVHRYPITPDTLFALGSLSKGMTAEVIIELVDRGELHWNDTLATLLPPGVPLSADAKRITLLQLVTHTSGLPRQDMDLPMFMKFMAYLRSGENFYGNLDSDAVLSYLADFDAPTKPAAQYSNLGYALLGYILKYQLHQDIETLAQRNLFQPLGMTSSSFHPQTLSGYPWRALGHAGDQPKFIPRGDLTPDWAFSNNMVAAASLYSNARDLIRYLDAHLHDDANAPINAAFAQVNRGYEQHGNQTQNIAWVTDTYGQQKITYQVGYIGGYASFIGFDKQNGNAIVVLQNAFNWSNYLGIALLMDLAQKKNAEP; encoded by the coding sequence ATGCGCCGCATTATGTCGCGCTCGCTGCTGTTGTGCTGCAGTTTGCTGTTGAGCGCCTGTGGCACGCTATCGCAAACTTCAGCGCCGGTTGGCGATAAAGTCTATCTCACGCATGCCACCTTCAATGAAAACGTCGATGACATTGTGCAGCATTACATGCAGCAAAAGCAGGTGTCTGGCATCAGCATTGCGATAATCCATGAACGCCACGCGCCGAAATTTTATAGCTTTGGCGTCACTGATGCCGTGCACCGTTATCCCATTACGCCGGATACGCTGTTTGCGCTCGGTTCACTCAGCAAAGGCATGACGGCTGAGGTGATCATTGAACTGGTGGATCGCGGTGAACTGCACTGGAATGACACCCTCGCCACACTGTTACCGCCAGGTGTGCCGCTCAGTGCCGATGCCAAACGTATCACCCTGCTGCAACTGGTGACGCATACCTCCGGCTTGCCGCGGCAGGATATGGACCTGCCGATGTTCATGAAGTTTATGGCTTATCTACGCAGCGGTGAGAATTTTTATGGCAATCTCGATAGCGATGCGGTGCTGAGCTATCTGGCTGATTTTGATGCCCCCACAAAACCTGCGGCGCAATACTCCAATCTGGGTTACGCGCTCCTCGGTTACATTCTCAAGTATCAATTGCACCAGGATATTGAGACGCTGGCGCAACGCAATCTGTTCCAGCCACTGGGCATGACCAGCAGCAGTTTCCACCCACAAACCTTATCTGGCTATCCATGGCGCGCCTTGGGGCATGCAGGCGATCAGCCTAAGTTCATCCCGCGTGGCGATCTGACGCCGGATTGGGCGTTCAGTAATAATATGGTGGCCGCCGCGAGTCTCTACAGCAACGCACGTGATCTGATCCGCTATCTGGATGCGCATCTGCACGATGATGCGAATGCGCCGATTAACGCGGCTTTTGCTCAGGTGAATCGCGGTTATGAGCAGCACGGTAATCAGACGCAGAATATTGCCTGGGTAACCGATACTTACGGCCAACAAAAAATTACCTATCAAGTGGGCTATATCGGCGGATACGCCAGCTTTATCGGCTTTGATAAGCAGAATGGTAATGCCATCGTCGTGCTGCAGAATGCATTTAACTGGAGCAACTATTTGGGTATCGCCTTACTAATGGACCTGGCGCAGAAAAAAAACGCTGAACCCTGA
- a CDS encoding MetQ/NlpA family ABC transporter substrate-binding protein, which produces MTKKVIATLVMISVMSSYASAAALRVAADPVPHSEILNHIKQSDKNLDLKVIELNGNLNANELLARGDVDANYFQHVPYLRDQEKALGEKFAVVATVHIEPLGIYSHKVKSLKDLPDGAQVAVPNNVTNLSRALYLLQSSGLIKLKSSSSTTLVTTADISDNPHHLKIIEIEAPQLPRALDDAQLAIINGNYALQAGLVPSKDALALEQAKDNPYANVLVTTPKLAHDPRILELAKDLESKQTAEFINQHYRGSVIPVNQ; this is translated from the coding sequence ATGACTAAAAAGGTGATAGCAACGTTGGTAATGATCTCAGTCATGAGTTCATACGCTTCAGCTGCCGCTCTGCGCGTAGCAGCCGATCCGGTGCCACACAGCGAAATCCTCAACCACATCAAACAGAGTGACAAAAACCTCGATCTCAAAGTGATTGAGCTGAATGGCAACCTCAATGCGAACGAATTGCTGGCGCGCGGAGACGTTGATGCCAACTACTTCCAGCACGTGCCTTATCTGCGCGATCAGGAAAAAGCCCTGGGAGAGAAATTTGCGGTGGTGGCAACGGTGCATATTGAGCCACTGGGGATTTACTCGCACAAAGTAAAATCCCTGAAAGATCTGCCCGATGGGGCGCAGGTGGCGGTGCCGAATAACGTCACTAACCTTAGCCGAGCGCTTTATCTGTTACAGTCCAGTGGCTTAATTAAACTCAAGAGTAGCAGTAGCACGACGTTGGTCACGACGGCGGATATCAGTGATAACCCGCATCACCTGAAAATCATTGAAATCGAGGCACCGCAGCTACCGCGTGCGCTGGATGATGCACAGCTGGCGATCATTAACGGTAATTATGCGTTGCAGGCGGGGTTAGTCCCCTCAAAGGATGCGCTGGCGCTGGAACAGGCGAAGGACAACCCGTATGCGAATGTGCTGGTCACCACGCCAAAGCTGGCTCATGACCCGCGCATTCTCGAATTAGCGAAAGATCTGGAGTCAAAACAAACGGCTGAATTTATCAACCAGCACTATCGCGGTTCGGTTATTCCGGTTAATCAATAA